The following coding sequences are from one Scylla paramamosain isolate STU-SP2022 chromosome 21, ASM3559412v1, whole genome shotgun sequence window:
- the LOC135111019 gene encoding squamous cell carcinoma antigen recognized by T-cells 3-like has protein sequence MDRCEDESEMDTAEALSSDSDSDEVDDAVDEERQKELWLKVEEFRKQVEENPLYYDGHVSLITTLQELFELEEARKAREKMSEVYPLTPELWLQWIRDEQKVCTTDEERQYIVGLFERAVKDYTSVQVWVEYVMFMLGGGDIEATRKVGDRALTAAGTHVAEGVLVWQVVLLVEKQVYNGLQRPGAVLSEQETVDLEKQLRRIQSLYKRQMRVPLMNNDSDSLQEEASEYFEENIEEQMKEDIKKAEQRLKDKIPFEDELLQSKNEADKLAVYRRYITAIRESDNPAAVQSLYERAVLDLCLVPDLWEEYVTFVIRQFPGLDYVVLPVCERSQRNCPWSSALCELHITALQMFAVEGEEKATAALIKRALEKGLGCGLQIGSDATRMWMAYLIFLRRQIKWDQPHEDQLNFFREAAQQAITMIDKYFGDEGDPESQIPRFWARIEAQFVRDCERTREIWNDIIMKRNNNFKSSNLWLEFINLERSFGSEKHCRKLFRRALERVWDEVEIISLAYLRFEQETGDLESMEEFKKRCEDRMIIVNKKRAEDAAKLEVAASPDNEKGKSVKEKRKKNKEGNRDVPMKEHNQNGSSQDNKLFKVPLPVSKSIKEKKGDSTAMSKLKKSSNSESAMAQEIPKVDSPPGFRDTVKDGNMEVKPTNTSQHGDVEPPPGFKGEVPQASKGSKRQAEDSKEAQAKRLKVEKQHGVLTRDSPLDEMCTLFISNLDFKTNEKDVIEFFKRCGEIVDFRLVKNYKCLSKGFGYLVFKSHESAIKGLDMDRTPLNGRPVFVSPYDPENHTHKFKFSTGLEKEKLFVSGLPLSMTENDVKEAFQAQGEIKSVRLVTYRNGHSKGLCYIEYHDAETAAKAQQAMNGIQLGDKTISVLISNPSMKKKTEDVAPKQVMLGGGSKPKKAGPGRGKGMFTLVPRALMQQPVEAPQPDTSEKSAKKLSNDDFRNMLKK, from the exons AATTGTGGCTACAGTGGATTCGGGATGAGCAGAAGGTTTGCACAACTGATGAGGAACGACAGTATATTGTTGGTCTCTTTGAACGAGCTGTGAAAGATTACACCA gtgtgcaggtgtgggtggAGTACGTGATGTTTatgctgggtggtggtgatatagaGGCCACTCGCAAGGTGGGAGACCGAGCTCTCACTGCTGCTGGGACACATGTGGCAGAGGGTGTTCTGGTATGGCAGGTAGTGCTACTTGTAGAGAAACAG GTGTACAATGGACTACAGAGGCCAGGAGCAGTGCTGTCTGAACAGGAAACAGTTGACCTGGAGAAACAGCTTCGTAGGATCCAGTCTCTTTACAAGAGGCAGATGCGTGTCCCTCTGATGAACAACGACTCTGATAGCCTGCAGGAAGAAGCCTCAGAATACTTTGAAGAGAACATTGAAGAACAGATGAAGGAAGACATTAAGAAAGCTGAACAACGACTTAAAGACAAGATCCCATTTGAGGATGAATTA CTGCAGTCAAAAAATGAAGCTGATAAGCTGGCAGTTTATCGCCGTTACATCACTGCCATAAGGGAGTCAGACAACCCAGCTGCTGTTCAGAGTTTGTATGAGAGAGCAGTGCTGGATTTGTGCCTTGTTCCAG ATCTATGGGAGGAGTATGTCACTTTTGTAATACGTCAGTTTCCTGGACTGGACTATGTTGTTTTGCCTGTATGTGAGCGAAGCCAAAGAAACTGCCCATGGTCCTCTGCACTCTGTGAGCTCCACATAACAGCACTGCAAATGTTTGCtgttgaaggagaagaaaaagctaCAGCAGCCTTGATTAAAA gggcACTTGAGAAGGGACTTGGCTGTGGCCTTCAGATAGGAAGTGATGCCACCCGAATGTGGATGGCTTACTTGATTTTCCTGCGACGACAGATCAAGTGGGATCAGCCTCATGAGGATCAGCTAAATTTTTTCAGAGAAGCAGCACAGCAAGCAATAACAATGATTGATAAGT attttgGTGATGAGGGAGACCCAGAGAGTCAGATCCCTCGTTTCTGGGCCCGTATTGAAGCACAGTTTGTGAGAGATtgtgaaagaacaagagaaatatGGAATGACATTATAATGAAAAGGAACAATAATTTCAAAAGTTCCAACTTATGGCTAGAATTCATCAATCTTGAGAG GAGCTTTGGTTCAGAAAAGCACTGCCGCAAACTGTTTCGGCGAGCCCTGGAAAGGGTTTGGGATGAAGTGGAAATCATTAGTTTGGCATACCTTCGTTTTGAACAAGAAACAGGAGACCTCGAATCAATGGAAGAGTTTAAGAAACGCTGTGAAGACAG GATGATAATCGTTAACAAGAAGAGGGCTGAAGATGCAGCAAAATTAGAGGTAGCAGCTTCCCCAGATAATGAAAAAGGCAAAAGTGTAAAAGAGaaacgtaagaaaaataaagaaggcaaCAGAGATGTGCCAATGAAGGAGCACAACCAAAATGGCAGTTCACAG GACAACAAGTTATTCAAGGTTCCTCTTCCAGTCTCCAAATCCATAAAAG AAAAGAAAGGTGATTCTACTGCTATGTCAAAATTAAAAAAGAGCAGTAATTCAGAGTCTGCCATGGCTCAGGAAATCCCTAAGGTTGACTCTCCACCTGGATTCAGGGACACAGTGAAAGATGGTAATATGGAAGTGAAGCCAACCAACACCAGCCAGCATGGGGATGTAGAACCTCCACCAGGCTTCAAGGGAGAAGTTCCTCAAGCATCAAAGGGGTCAAAGAGGCAAGCTGAAGACTCAAAAGAAGCTCAAGCCAAAAGATTAAAAG TGGAGAAGCAGCATGGAGTTCTTACCAGGGATTCACCATTAGATGAGATGTGCACTCTTTTCATCAGCAACCTGGACttcaaaacaaatgaaaaggatGTCATAGAATTCTTTAAGAGATGTGGAGAAATTGTAGACTTCCGACTGGTGAAAAACTACAAGTGCCTCAGTAAAGGCTTTGGTTATTTGGTCTTCAAGTCACATGAATCTGCCATTAAGGGATTAGATATGGATCGCACTCCCCTCAATGgaagacctgtctttgtgtcacCTTATGATCCAGAAAACCATACACATAAATTTAAGTTTTCAACAggtctggaaaaagaaaaattgtttgtGAGTGGACTTCCACTGTCCATGACTGAAAATGATGTAAAAGAAGCATTTCAAGCACAGGGAGAAATTAAATCTGTCAGATTGGTCACATATCGAAATGGACATTCTAAAGGCCTTTGTTATATTGAGTATCATGATGCTGAGACAGCAGCAAAGGCTCAACAAGCAATGAATGGAATACAACTTGGTGACAAGACGATATCAGTCCTTATCAGTAACCCttccatgaaaaagaaaacagaggatgTAGCCCCTAAGCAAGTCATGTTAGGGGGGGGCAGCAAACCAAAGAAGGCTGGTCCAGGGAGAGGCAAAGGAATGTTCACCCTAGTACCTAGGGCACTTATGCAGCAGCCAGTAGAAGCCCCACAACCAGACACTTCAGAGAAATCTGCCAAAAAACTGAGTAATGATGATTTCCGAAATATGTTAAAGAAATAA